Proteins from a single region of Macrotis lagotis isolate mMagLag1 chromosome 2, bilby.v1.9.chrom.fasta, whole genome shotgun sequence:
- the LOC141511156 gene encoding RNA guanine-N7 methyltransferase-activating subunit-like protein, whose amino-acid sequence MTDSPDAVPNFEEMFANRFTEDDKEYQEYLKRPADSPAIVEEWNSRSSGNQRNRGNRLQDNRHFRGRDGRRGWPSDNRSNQWHGRPWVNNYQQHRQEPYYHHQYGQYGYNQHPPYGYY is encoded by the coding sequence ATGACTGATTCTCCTGATGCTGTTCCAAATTTTGAAGAGATGTTTGCCAATCGATTCACAGAAGATGATAAAGAGTATCAAGAATACCTGAAACGACCTGCAGATTCCCCTGCAATTGTTGAAGAGTGGAATAGCAGATCTAGTGGTAATCAAAGAAACAGAGGCAATCGGTTGCAAGATAACAGACACTTTCGAGGAAGGGATGGCAGGCGGGGTTGGCCAAGTGACAACAGATCTAATCAATGGCATGGAAGACCCTGGGTTAATAACTATCAGCAGCACAGACAAGAGCCTTACTACCATCATCAGTATGGACAATATGGTTATAATCAGCATCCTCCTTATGGCTACTATTAA